The DNA window GCCTAGAATCACTAGGCTTGATTGGATTGTTGGCTTAGGTTGGTTCTTCTAGTTCTTCGGATATACTTCAGTCCAATCATATGATCTATATCAGTCACAATGTACGTAGCCTCCCCCCTCCTTCACGGAGAATCTGTTTCCCAACATGAACCCACCActactaggtcgcaatggagcaaacTCGACATGGACATGACCTATTAATTCCATGTTTGAGTTGAGTATCTTCCAGGTCAATTGTGGGTAAACAGCAAATGGACACTAAGAAAATAGGTAACTTTTGTGTTGAGCCATAGTTCTAAAATAAGGATCCAATTGGCAGGTCAAACCGGGATAAAATGGAACTGTACACCTAAATGAATTATATTTTCTGGTTAAATTCCAAGTTCTTTAGAATATCAAGACAGCTTGGCCTCTGGTCTGGTTTTATAAAATGTACTTGATGTATATCACATGACTGGATTGAAGTACAATCGAAGgaagaaccagtccagccaGCAGTCCAATTGAGCCTAGTGGTTCTAGGCTCAACCATCTTCTAGAAGCCCCAATATTCTCTACCtcttctgattttgagtggagTTTGTCTTATTAGAAAACTTAAATCAACAAGCAAGAGGGGATCGACCAACAGCTTTTAGAAatgatttatttccttttctttgtttattcttCTTGTCAAGCAAGTAATTTAGTTCAGGAAAGTTTCTCTTGTTCTTAGCTTCCTTTTATTTGTGTCTTCTTGTCCAAAGAACTAAAAGTTTCCTTTTCATTACTTTCCTATTTTATAAAGGCTTCTCAACCTATTTAAAGTGATTACTTGTACATATTTTGACACAATTGATTAATGAAGCTCATGAAATTTTTCTTGTCAAAATTCTATCTAAGAGAGACTAAGAGATCAGCTGGGATAGCTGAGAGTGAGAGACCCATCAGCTGAGATAGCCACCCCTCTACCTATCCCCCATCGAttctccctttctccctcttctatcTCTTCTGTTTTCTTTGTGCATTTGAGTGATATTTTGGTACTGTTCTAAGGAAGTTATCAATGCTGCATCACACCTGCATCACACCATACTGCTGCTGGATTTCTGAGATTATGCATATGACAGCCTTAGAAGGACGATTTCCAGGCAGACTTCAAGTACCCCCATGTCTCTGATCCTTGACCTGTTTCCGGCCATGTCTTGAAGACTTCAGTGGATGCACACAAAACACCTTCGATCCATAGTTCAAGGCCATTTGAAGCTTCCAACGCTTGTTTCCaaaaaagtttccttttttgtgaCCAATTCAATAAACTTCACAACTCTCAACAACCATCAACTTAGGCTGAATTTTACGGGATTTACTTGGCTCATTTTGATATACGTTCAATCCAATTCACAGCCTCAATGAGGCCTTGTTTGTGAGTCATCAGTTTTATCTTATTTGGCCTAATTATCTTTAagaatcatgtatttttttccctGCCTGAGTTCATTTCATCGTTAGGTCTGATCCTAAGTTTCAATGGTTATTTTGGAgttttattattgttgtttacTATGGATATAAGTGAGAAAACCTTACTGGTTTGTGTCAGCCCATATTGTCCTAGCCGACAGCCTTATTGGCTTGTTTCTTGAACTAGCTGATTAGGTTATTATTTGTGTTGGAGTTTGGTTTAGCCTTACATTAGTGCTTGAACCCATCAAACCAGAAATTGGCCCACCAAactcattttttatctttttattagAACTCATCCTCTTTGTGTATCATTATCCTTTTGGTCCATGCTAATCAAACAGAAACATTAGATGTTCCATACCATCTTGTATTCAGATCGGGAGGTTTCTTGTGAATCTGAATCACTTATTCATACACGTGAATGCTTCACATACGGTTTCGTGATGACACAAGTCCTTTTGCTTCCATAAATGCCCCTCCATGCTGCAATTAAGAGTTTTTAGAGAGGTATTTATGGAAGCAAAAGGACATGTATCATTGCACACCCATACATAAAGCATTCACATACTTTAGGAGATCCAAACTCGCTTCTTTTTGAGTCATTTCTTTTGTTGACCCATTTAATAAAGAGACAGGAGCTTCGCATGACACATTTAATTCTTGATTTTCGAAcccaaaaaatgaataaataaattgaggAACTACTGATATTGGTACTcattaaaaaaacattttaggCGCATACATAATTTGAACTCTGAACAGAGATTATGAAAACGTAGCAATCAAACTAGTCAAATTACTTCTGAACCTGGAGAATTTCAAACCCTTGTATCCAGTAAATTTAGAAATGTCAAACAAAGGAAAAGAATTAAACAATCATATACTAAACAATGTAGAAGATAAGCATCATCTCAATGCCGATTGCAAAACAGATGATGTAAATGAGAAATCTGGATTACCTTAAAATTGGCCCAAGAATTAATGTAAACGTATCAACCTGAATTGTACGCCGACATCCAAGGTTATCAACAAGTGAGCCAGAGCTTACGCTTCCAATAAATGCACCAGCTATGAATATGCTGACCACAAATCCCTCAAGTAGTGAATTTCCTTCAAAACCAAGCTCCCTTGCAATAGATACTATCGGACCATTCATTACCCTGTGAAGCTGACGGTACCAAACTCAATTTTTTCACTCATGCACTTAAGGTAGAacactcagaaaaaaaaaagcagtctAACTTCTCAAATAAGCACCACCAAGGTTTAGTGACATTCAACAAATGCAACCAAGAacactcagaaaaaaaaaaaagcagtctactcagaaaaaaaaagcagtCTAACTTCTCAAATAAGCACCACCAAGGTTTAGTGACATTCAACAAATGCAATCAAGAAGAAcataatttatattttccaCTAATATCCACTATACAGTTTTAAAATGAAATAAGTATTTTCTTTGATCATCGCTCGTAATTGCTCAAAACCAAAAGATTTAAACAATTAATATAAGTTGATCTCCACGAATTGAATAGTAATGTCATGGTATTCCAACAGAGCATATCTATTATGATTATCGGATAACAAATATAAGACAATAAGGAGTCTGCTTCAACTGTCAACTTACAATAACATAAACACAGACTCTGGCAATGTCATACATAATCACGGACGCATAATAGAAGTTTACCCTATGTGATATCCAAAGATAACGTTCGCCATGGAAGCCAATAGCACATGAGGAAAAGCAGGTAACCAACCATAGCCAGGCCCTCCATCTCCCTTCTCAGACAGTAACGCAATTTCGCTCTCTGCAGAATCAAGCAACCCCGATAAAACATTTTGAGAAAAcgataaataaaacaaagcaaggTTATGAAAGGTGGTGGAAGATAAACCAGTTGATTTCTGAGACTCTTCCAACTGGGAAGGTTGCCTCTTTGTGGCCGGAACGGCCGGAACTTCGAGCTTTCGCCAGGACGATGGAAAACTTAAACGGAACGGCAGTTTTGCAACAAGAGGACGACGGAAATATTTAGGTTTATAAATAAATCGAGAGATGGTGATCGTTGGAAGGGAAGGTGATGCTTGTATCGCCGCAATCCTCATCGGAACTGACGGAAGATTCGTACTCCAACCTGATGACTGCGCTATCATATGACCTTAATAATGTGTGCGGATCTAATCTGTGAAAGGAACATTGAAGAATTGAAGCTTCTCGTGAAAGAGGCAAAGCTATGGAGTATCTAGCTTCATCCTCAACGACGAGAATCCGAGTGGATAAACACAGCAACGGTCCCTGGCTTTGAAGCTTCATAATCCATATACTGCCAACTTAAGGGAAAACGATTATGTGTGATTTAACCGAATGGggtctaagggtgtcaaatcagTCGGTTCAGTTCCGGTTCGTCAGGATGAATCGGTTTTTTCAAGTGAATTGCCTTTGATAATATTTCTGTTCCAGGAACAATGTTTCgtgttaaaaatgaaaattttagtttttatattaaaatatatatatattttttaatgaacTGAAACAAtagaactaccttttgtcgttctgtcaattctcgtttctagtgttttcttttttcattttttgttagaaaaaaaacgaaacacaccataaatgcagccTAATTATCGCTCAATTCCAATTTTGATGTGGAAATTTTTCTTGTATTAtccttaaaaatattatttattttcaataactCCActaatcatatttttattttccctgtatcagacaagaaaaaaaaaatagacaataATGAGGTTATAGATGACTTTAGGCTAATTAGCTTTTGTACTAATGCACTTATTATGTAAAAAATTATTGGCCAATAGAATTAGGAAGGTCTTAGATAGATCCAATTCCCATTTtcagaatattttttattaagggGAGATAGATCTTTGATAACACTATTATAGTttatgagatttttatttacttaggCATCATAAAAGGAAATGTGACTGGATGACTCTCAAGCTATAGCTGGATATGTCAAAAATCTATGATATACTGAGTGTGGTGCCATAGAGCCATATCTGAATTCTTAGGTTTCATTCAATACTGGTGTGACATGATTAACTATCTTGTATCTATTAGTATATATTCTATTAAATTGTGAGACAATTGTTTTAATTTCATGGATAGGTCCAAACCTATTCGTCAAGGATGCCCTCTTTGCTCACATTTATTTTTCCATCCTATAGAAAACAGTTGAATTAAAAATTTTGATCTGCCTTGTACCTTACCCATACTCACCCTGCCATGCCCTGCAAGCTGCAACCCTCACATACCCAAAGATATTTTAGACATTTCCTTTTCACATTGTACGCCTTTAGATAATCTGATATGCCTTTTGGGGGAGATCCGAGACTCTTTTGTCTTTTGGGTTatgaaccaaaaccaatcttcctgaacaaaaaaccaaaaaagtaCTCACTCGTCAGCGCCTATTGGGGGGAGTGTTATTATTATCGTTTTAACGATATAACCATGGTTTAAATCATGGTATCGGGTATAGTATCGGTTTATGTGGATATCATCATATCAATACGATTGTATCCGAGGGGATAGGGTGGATGGAGGGAAGGGTTGTGATTATTTGATTATCTTAATTCAATGGTTAGAGTTGGATGAATCAATgatgaaaagaattttttttttttatccacagGTTTTGGTAGTTGGATGAGACTCCTGAAATGTTGTAATAGAATTTCGAACTTCTTACAGGGCTAGAGAGAATAATACACTTTAATAGTTAAATTCATTTAAGGGAAAtatatggaagaagaaaaactttCGGTCATTCCATAATTTTCATTTAGATATAGTTGACTTGTAGAAGTGAGCTTGATCTCATATCATTTAGATGTAGTTAACCCCAAGGGGATAATTGAGTTGGGAAGGGACCTTTGCCTTAGgaagcatatgattttgagttcgactcctcatACCTCCTTaaggccactcacatggggtgtttaaTGTTATTCactactttcaatgaaagtaaatggttctcattcaactttgGTATATGATCCaatccatgcgattgtggggttagtatgaaCCAGGGGAAttgttctcattcaactccggTATGACTTGATCAATGTGATTGTGAGGTTAGTGTGAACTTGCAGGACTAGTttggcctggatacccatcgttagaaATTAaaactcttttagttccttgtTTATTCTCGATAGTTACTTAATACAGGGATaacaatttttcaaaaattaaaatttattaatgTAATATTTATGTAAAATGATTGGATTTAGCTCAATGAAACAATAAAAGATGCCatgttaaaaaggaaaaaaaaattaagattacaGTTTCTAAATTCACAATTcagttacaacaagattttccttGTATATTATAAGATAAAGCAAACCATCCTAGATTCAAGAATCCTCTTATAGATACAAGTTAGAATCGAGATCCTGATCGAAAATAATCGAGATCGACTTCAATTAGGAGTCAATCAGAATCAGTGAAAATATGCCCTAACCCTAGAAATCCAATATGAATCAATCGAAATCGAGATTGGAGACATTACAACCATCAAAAACACTAAAAAGAGGGACAAGATAAGGAAGGGTCTATCCTACCAATACAAAAAACTAGCTTCTATACCCTCATTCTACACATAGCTCACAATTCTCGTACAGCTTAAAACTGCAACTAATGTTCTTGAAATAGAGATACAAGCATGGATGAATCAGTTTGAAGGAACATGATAGAATCTCCCTCTGCATCTACATCTGTAGACAATATGGCAAGACTCTGCAATGGAACACTTGCTGAAGCTCACCATCGCCCTCTTGCCTGGAAAGCATGGCCCACATGCATGTGCACAGTCAGGCAAGATTGATCCTATTGGGAACCTCTCCATTCCAGCTTCCTCCTTCTTTAGTAACCCATCCTATACACCATTAATCAATTATAAAAACCAAATCAACACATTAAATAACTACCCTTTGTTCTTTGAGCATGGTTGGTCTAACCAAGGATTAAAAAACTCAATTTGGGTCGACCGAATTGGATGACCCCATTACTGGCCAATCCAACTGGGCCGTATCTCTTCCAAAAGCTAAGCTATTTTGGCCGATATTATGCCtgattcagaatttcagatctgAATCGACACCATTCCGGATTTTTATTTGTTCTATAAGCATGGCTGGTCCAACCTGGTCAATAAGATGTGGTCAATTACCCGGCTGGTTTAAGAACCCATGAGTGGAATCAGACCAagctaaggttgtgtttggtatatattttcagaatttatAGATTTTGGACCTACAACACATTCTAAAGCgagaaattaaataaagaagaatcgTATTTCAAAACACATTCTAGTTAGATTCCAAACACGGCTCAAACTCCATACGCCtaaggagaagagaaaacaaACCTTGGGAGTCCCACTGGGACTGCTACCTTGACCCTTGAAGCTCACTGGAGTCTCTGCTAAACACAAAAGCATAGAAGTAAGGAGAAGGGCTGTATAGGCTAAAATGGAGGTGATGGacaacttcttcatcatcttattcttcttctaccACGAACTTCCAGAGGTGAAAAAAAAGCTGAGACCAAAGAGGAAGCCCAAGTGAAATTTTGCTAAGAGAAGACATTGTTATATATCTGAGAGAGAAATAGGCCAGAAGGGTATTATGGCTTAATGGAGGGTACACCTGCATCCCTGATACACATCACATGATCCACGACCAATATATGAAGCCATTTCACAGGTTTTGTTGTATCTCCAAATACAATGAggaatgaaagaagaaagggttggaagaagaGACAAAATTTAAAGCTTTAATAGTTTAAAAATTTGGATACTAATTTGGATATTCCCACTAGTATTCAAGTCTTGAAGAAGGGAAAGTGTTCACTGTTCACTGTTCACGTGACGAGTCAGCCTTTTGTGGCAG is part of the Macadamia integrifolia cultivar HAES 741 chromosome 9, SCU_Mint_v3, whole genome shotgun sequence genome and encodes:
- the LOC122090014 gene encoding protein EPIDERMAL PATTERNING FACTOR 2-like, producing the protein MMKKLSITSILAYTALLLTSMLLCLAETPVSFKGQGSSPSGTPKDGLLKKEEAGMERFPIGSILPDCAHACGPCFPGKRAMVSFSKCSIAESCHIVYRCRCRGRFYHVPSN